The following are encoded in a window of Arthrobacter sp. OAP107 genomic DNA:
- a CDS encoding ScyD/ScyE family protein has product MEKQRALMAAVAAASLLLSASPAGHAAPAGTAAAAQTAPTVLAKGLLSPLHLSDGPGRSVLVSEEFKGQLTKIARDGSKSVVYRNAAWDVAGSDRRGHTIYLAESQGAGPMDPRPLSGHIRSIDADGKQRTFGNLAALEMKHNADAGNSYGFNDLPAACASKLPKDVPISYKGQIDSHPYGIDVYGDTIYVADAGANAIVSVDVESGEAETVAVLPARPHTFTAKEAAAIKLPGCIAGHTYRFEPVPTDVKRGPDGWLYVSVLPGGPEDPALGARGAVYKINPHNGRVRLFADDVMSPTGLDMDDDGHVYVASLFGKGVLRLSAHSSKQTVVLPGVLTADVDIRGESIYATVNSLPAPNAAPDGRVVKASLDD; this is encoded by the coding sequence ATGGAAAAGCAACGAGCACTTATGGCAGCTGTCGCGGCTGCATCACTCCTCTTGTCAGCGTCCCCGGCGGGGCACGCGGCCCCGGCAGGCACGGCCGCTGCGGCCCAGACCGCACCCACCGTGCTTGCCAAGGGCCTCCTGAGCCCGCTCCACCTCAGCGACGGACCGGGGCGTTCGGTTCTGGTCAGCGAGGAATTCAAGGGGCAGCTGACGAAAATCGCCCGGGACGGCAGTAAATCCGTGGTCTACCGCAACGCGGCCTGGGACGTCGCTGGCAGCGACCGCCGCGGCCACACCATTTACCTGGCCGAAAGCCAGGGCGCCGGCCCGATGGATCCGAGGCCGCTGTCCGGACATATCAGGAGCATTGACGCCGACGGTAAGCAGCGCACCTTCGGCAACCTGGCCGCCCTGGAGATGAAACACAACGCCGACGCAGGCAACAGCTACGGCTTCAACGACTTGCCCGCCGCCTGCGCTTCGAAACTCCCGAAGGACGTGCCGATCTCCTATAAGGGCCAGATCGATTCCCATCCCTATGGAATCGATGTTTACGGTGACACCATCTACGTAGCCGACGCCGGGGCCAACGCCATCGTCTCGGTCGACGTGGAGTCGGGAGAGGCTGAAACCGTTGCCGTGCTGCCCGCCCGGCCGCACACGTTCACCGCGAAGGAGGCCGCGGCCATCAAACTTCCGGGCTGCATCGCCGGCCACACCTACCGCTTCGAACCCGTGCCCACCGACGTCAAGCGCGGGCCCGACGGCTGGCTGTACGTCTCCGTGCTGCCCGGCGGCCCGGAGGACCCCGCGCTGGGTGCCCGCGGAGCGGTGTACAAGATCAATCCCCACAATGGCCGCGTCAGGCTCTTCGCCGACGACGTGATGTCACCCACCGGTCTGGACATGGACGACGACGGGCACGTATACGTCGCGTCGCTGTTCGGCAAGGGCGTGCTGAGGCTGTCCGCCCACTCGAGCAAGCAGACGGTAGTTCTTCCGGGCGTGCTCACGGCTGACGTCGACATCCGGGGCGAAAGCATCTACGCCACGGTCAACTCGCTGCCGGCACCGAATGCGGCACCGGACGGCCGTGTCGTAAAGGCCTCGCTGGATGACTAG
- the infB gene encoding translation initiation factor IF-2, which yields MAKVRVHELAKELGITSKDAVTKLQELGEFVRSASSTIEAPVVRKLRNAFPAAAASKSEAPAAAPKSPAKPAESRPAPAPGPAAPKAAAPAPAPAPAPAPAPKAEAPAAPAAPAAPAAPAAATPAAPSTGAKPGARPAPKAETPSRPGGAPRPGGPRPGNNPFATSQGMPRGRGGDGERPPRPGNNPFATSQGMPRPGGGRTDGERPGGPRPAAGAGGPRPGAPRPGATPGPRPAAGAGGPRPGGPRPGAGGNRPTPGMMPNRTERPAPAGAGRPGGGGRGPGRPGAPGTGGPGGGGGAPAGGGFGKGGRGRGGTQGAFGKGGAGRGKQRKSKRAKRQELEQMSAPSLGGVSVPRGDGNTVIRLRRGSSITDFADKIEANPAALVTVLFHLGEMATATQSLDEDTFALLGEELGYKLQVVSPEDEERELLSTFDIDVEAELEAEGDEELEARPPVVTVMGHVDHGKTRLLDAIRNSDVVAGEHGGITQHIGAYQISHEHEGALRDITFIDTPGHEAFTAMRARGAKVTDIAILVVAADDGVMPQTVEALNHAQAANVPIVVAVNKIDKEGANPDKVKGQLTEYGLVPEEYGGDTMFVEVSARQNLNINELIDAVLLTADAALDLRANPDKAARGIAIEANLDKGRGSVATVLVQSGTLAVGDTIVAGTAHGRVRAMFDEDGEALDVALPSRPVQVLGLSNVPRAGDTFLVTADERTARQIAEKREAADRNAQLAKRRKRISLEDFDQAVAEGKIDTLNLILKGDVSGAVEALEDALLKIDVGEGVQLRVIHRGVGAITQNDVNLATVDSAVIIGFNVKPAERVAELADREGVDMRFYSVIYAAIDDIEMALKGMLKPEYEEVQLGTAEVREVFRSSKFGNIAGSIVRSGTIRRNSKARISRGGKIIGDNLTVETLKRFKDDATEVRTDFECGIGLGSYNDIVEGDIIETFEMREKPRV from the coding sequence GTGGCCAAGGTCCGCGTACATGAGCTTGCAAAAGAGCTCGGTATTACTTCCAAAGATGCAGTAACTAAACTGCAGGAACTGGGCGAATTCGTTCGCTCCGCCTCTTCCACCATTGAGGCCCCCGTGGTGCGGAAACTCCGCAACGCGTTCCCGGCTGCCGCCGCTTCGAAGTCCGAAGCCCCCGCAGCTGCCCCCAAGTCTCCGGCCAAGCCGGCAGAATCCCGTCCCGCGCCGGCACCCGGTCCCGCTGCCCCCAAGGCTGCGGCGCCTGCTCCGGCTCCCGCACCGGCACCGGCACCGGCACCCAAGGCCGAGGCGCCTGCAGCTCCGGCTGCTCCAGCCGCCCCGGCAGCTCCGGCTGCCGCAACGCCTGCTGCGCCTTCCACTGGTGCCAAGCCGGGTGCCCGTCCCGCGCCCAAGGCCGAGACTCCCTCTCGTCCAGGTGGCGCTCCGCGTCCCGGCGGCCCCCGCCCAGGCAACAACCCCTTCGCCACGTCCCAGGGCATGCCCCGCGGCCGTGGAGGAGACGGCGAACGTCCGCCGCGCCCGGGCAACAACCCGTTTGCAACTTCCCAGGGCATGCCCCGTCCCGGCGGCGGCCGCACTGACGGTGAGCGTCCCGGTGGCCCGCGTCCGGCAGCCGGTGCGGGCGGACCCCGCCCCGGTGCTCCGCGTCCCGGCGCTACGCCCGGCCCGCGTCCTGCGGCCGGTGCAGGTGGCCCCCGTCCGGGCGGTCCCCGTCCGGGTGCCGGCGGAAACCGGCCCACGCCGGGCATGATGCCTAACCGCACCGAGCGTCCCGCACCTGCAGGTGCAGGTCGTCCCGGTGGCGGCGGGCGCGGTCCCGGCCGTCCCGGCGCTCCCGGAACCGGCGGTCCCGGTGGCGGCGGCGGTGCTCCGGCCGGCGGTGGCTTCGGCAAGGGTGGCCGCGGTCGCGGTGGTACCCAGGGTGCGTTCGGCAAGGGCGGCGCAGGCCGCGGCAAGCAGCGCAAGTCGAAGCGCGCAAAGCGCCAGGAACTTGAGCAGATGAGCGCACCGTCGCTGGGTGGCGTGAGCGTACCCCGCGGCGACGGCAACACCGTTATCCGCCTTCGTCGTGGCTCGTCCATCACGGACTTCGCTGACAAGATCGAGGCGAACCCCGCCGCACTGGTAACCGTGCTCTTCCACCTCGGTGAAATGGCAACGGCCACCCAGTCGCTGGACGAGGACACCTTTGCGCTCCTCGGCGAGGAACTCGGCTACAAGCTGCAGGTCGTTTCGCCCGAGGATGAAGAGCGCGAGCTCCTCAGCACGTTCGATATCGACGTCGAGGCCGAACTCGAGGCCGAAGGCGACGAAGAGCTCGAGGCACGTCCTCCGGTAGTCACCGTCATGGGTCACGTTGACCACGGTAAGACCCGCCTGCTGGATGCCATCCGTAACTCGGACGTCGTTGCCGGCGAGCACGGCGGCATTACCCAGCACATCGGTGCCTACCAGATCAGCCACGAGCACGAGGGTGCGCTGCGCGACATCACCTTCATCGATACCCCGGGTCACGAGGCGTTCACCGCCATGCGTGCCCGTGGTGCGAAGGTCACGGACATCGCCATCCTGGTTGTGGCAGCGGACGACGGCGTGATGCCCCAGACCGTTGAAGCACTCAACCACGCCCAGGCGGCCAACGTGCCGATCGTCGTGGCCGTGAACAAGATCGACAAGGAAGGCGCGAACCCGGACAAGGTCAAGGGCCAGCTCACCGAGTACGGCCTGGTTCCCGAAGAATACGGTGGCGACACCATGTTCGTTGAGGTCTCTGCCCGCCAGAACCTGAACATTAACGAACTGATCGACGCCGTGCTCCTGACCGCCGACGCCGCGCTTGACCTGCGGGCCAACCCGGACAAGGCCGCCCGAGGCATCGCCATCGAAGCCAACCTGGACAAGGGCCGCGGTTCCGTGGCCACCGTCCTGGTGCAGTCCGGTACCCTGGCCGTCGGCGACACGATCGTGGCCGGCACGGCTCACGGCCGCGTCCGTGCCATGTTCGACGAAGACGGCGAAGCCCTCGACGTCGCGCTGCCGTCCCGTCCGGTCCAGGTCCTCGGCCTGTCCAACGTGCCGCGCGCCGGTGACACCTTCCTGGTGACCGCCGACGAGCGCACGGCCCGCCAGATCGCCGAAAAGCGTGAAGCCGCTGACCGCAATGCCCAGCTGGCCAAGCGCCGCAAGCGCATCAGCCTGGAGGACTTCGACCAGGCCGTCGCTGAAGGCAAGATCGACACCCTCAACCTCATCCTCAAGGGTGACGTGTCCGGTGCCGTGGAGGCCCTCGAAGACGCGCTGCTCAAGATCGACGTTGGCGAAGGCGTCCAGCTGCGCGTCATCCACCGCGGTGTGGGTGCGATCACGCAGAACGACGTCAACCTGGCAACGGTCGACAGCGCCGTCATCATCGGCTTCAACGTCAAGCCCGCCGAGCGGGTTGCCGAGCTGGCAGACCGCGAAGGCGTGGACATGCGCTTCTACTCCGTCATCTACGCAGCAATCGATGACATCGAGATGGCCCTCAAGGGCATGCTCAAGCCGGAGTACGAAGAGGTCCAGCTGGGCACAGCCGAGGTCCGCGAAGTGTTCCGTTCCTCCAAGTTCGGCAACATTGCAGGCTCCATCGTTCGCTCGGGCACGATCCGACGCAACTCGAAGGCCCGCATCAGCCGCGGCGGCAAGATCATCGGCGACAACCTCACGGTGGAGACGCTCAAGCGCTTCAAGGACGACGCCACCGAGGTCCGGACGGACTTCGAGTGCGGTATCGGTCTTGGCTCGTACAACGACATCGTTGAAGGTGACATCATCGAGACCTTCGAGATGCGCGAGAAGCCGCGCGTCTAG
- the rimP gene encoding ribosome maturation factor RimP produces MSNAEATTSSDRTDAGKAEPAAVHNPEAERLRALLEPAVQAHRLYLEDVAIHIAGSNRVVHVVVDLPQEETGGVSLDVIADISKELSDILDSDPSTDSRPYDLEVSSPGVGRPLTEPRHWHRARGRMVNVNVIQGENVTGRISSVDDAGVTLIPEIAVKKGMKPKQGDPVKLPFDKIRSGKVEIEFSRLDEAGLETEHNGPSEEA; encoded by the coding sequence GTGAGCAATGCAGAAGCCACGACTTCATCAGACCGGACCGACGCGGGAAAGGCTGAGCCCGCGGCTGTCCACAATCCCGAGGCTGAACGCCTCCGGGCGCTGCTGGAACCCGCGGTCCAGGCGCACCGGCTTTACCTGGAGGATGTTGCCATCCACATTGCAGGCTCCAACCGCGTGGTCCACGTGGTGGTGGATCTGCCGCAGGAAGAAACGGGCGGGGTGAGCCTGGACGTCATCGCAGACATCTCCAAGGAACTTTCCGACATCCTGGACAGTGACCCCAGCACGGACAGCCGTCCCTATGACCTTGAGGTTTCGTCGCCCGGCGTGGGGCGTCCGCTGACCGAGCCCCGGCACTGGCACCGCGCCCGCGGCCGAATGGTCAACGTCAACGTGATCCAGGGCGAGAACGTCACCGGCAGAATCAGCTCCGTCGACGACGCCGGCGTGACCCTCATCCCCGAAATCGCCGTCAAAAAGGGCATGAAGCCCAAGCAGGGCGACCCCGTAAAACTTCCTTTCGACAAGATCCGCAGCGGAAAAGTCGAAATTGAGTTCAGCCGCCTCGACGAGGCCGGTCTGGAAACTGAGCACAATGGACCTTCTGAGGAGGCCTGA
- the rbfA gene encoding 30S ribosome-binding factor RbfA produces the protein MADPARAAKMAQRIKVVVAEALGRKVKDPRLEGITVTDARVTNDLQHATVYYTVFGDQAAQADAAKGLEKAKGVLRQEVGRNITARLTPTLEFVADQIPVNASNLEELLREAKRRDAEVAALAEKAKHAGDADPYKSDVQPDVDIDEDDFDEEDLDLADDEAIDEDRNR, from the coding sequence ATGGCTGATCCGGCACGCGCTGCCAAGATGGCGCAGCGGATTAAGGTTGTTGTTGCTGAGGCTTTGGGCCGGAAGGTGAAGGATCCTCGGCTTGAGGGGATTACTGTCACTGATGCCCGTGTGACCAATGACCTGCAGCATGCCACCGTCTACTACACTGTGTTCGGTGACCAGGCCGCGCAGGCTGACGCTGCCAAAGGCCTGGAGAAGGCCAAGGGTGTGCTGCGGCAGGAAGTGGGCCGGAATATCACTGCCCGTCTTACCCCCACGCTCGAGTTCGTGGCCGACCAGATCCCCGTGAACGCCTCCAACCTGGAGGAGCTGCTCCGGGAGGCCAAGCGGCGCGACGCCGAAGTGGCTGCCCTGGCCGAGAAAGCCAAGCACGCGGGCGACGCCGACCCATACAAGAGCGACGTCCAGCCGGACGTGGACATCGACGAGGACGATTTCGACGAAGAGGACCTGGACCTGGCGGACGACGAGGCAATCGACGAGGACCGGAACCGGTAG
- the nusA gene encoding transcription termination factor NusA: MDIDMSALRLLEREREIPLDLLIPTIEQALLVAYHKSPGAFEKARAELDRKSGHVTIWATEIDDDGAPIGEFEHTPAGFGRIAASTARQIILQRLRDVEDDNVLGEFKGREGELVAGLIQQGNNPHMIQVNLGTVEALLPPPEQVPGEKYIHGNRLRAYVIDVHRGTKGPSITLSRSHPGLVRKLFELEVPEIADRSVEIVALAREAGHRTKIAVKANTPGINAKGACIGEMGSRVRAVMTELNDEKIDIVDFSEDPATFIASALSPSRVNSVTITDEATRSARVVVPDYQLSLAIGKEGQNARLAAKLTGWRIDIVSDAAAPRG; encoded by the coding sequence ATGGATATTGACATGAGCGCGCTGAGACTACTGGAGCGTGAGCGCGAAATCCCGCTGGATCTCCTCATCCCCACGATCGAGCAGGCACTGCTCGTTGCCTACCACAAGTCGCCGGGCGCCTTCGAGAAGGCCCGGGCGGAGCTGGACCGCAAGAGCGGCCACGTGACCATCTGGGCCACGGAAATCGACGACGACGGCGCACCCATCGGCGAGTTCGAGCACACGCCGGCCGGGTTCGGCCGCATCGCCGCCAGCACCGCCCGGCAGATCATCCTGCAGCGGCTGCGTGACGTTGAGGACGACAACGTCCTGGGCGAATTCAAGGGCCGCGAGGGTGAACTTGTTGCCGGGCTGATCCAGCAGGGCAACAACCCGCACATGATCCAGGTCAACCTGGGCACCGTGGAAGCCCTGCTCCCGCCGCCGGAACAGGTGCCGGGGGAGAAGTACATCCACGGAAACCGGCTGCGCGCGTACGTGATCGACGTGCACCGCGGGACCAAGGGCCCGTCCATCACCCTGTCCCGGTCACACCCGGGCCTGGTTCGGAAGCTTTTCGAACTGGAGGTCCCGGAGATTGCCGACCGCTCTGTGGAGATCGTCGCCCTGGCCCGCGAGGCCGGGCACCGCACCAAGATCGCGGTCAAGGCGAACACTCCGGGCATCAACGCCAAGGGTGCCTGCATCGGTGAAATGGGCTCGCGCGTGCGGGCTGTCATGACCGAACTGAACGACGAAAAGATCGACATCGTTGACTTCAGCGAGGATCCGGCCACCTTCATCGCCAGCGCACTGTCGCCGTCGCGCGTGAATTCAGTCACCATCACCGACGAGGCCACCCGTTCGGCCCGCGTCGTAGTGCCGGACTACCAGCTCTCCCTTGCCATCGGCAAGGAGGGGCAGAACGCCCGTCTCGCCGCCAAGCTGACGGGGTGGCGGATCGATATCGTCTCGGACGCCGCCGCTCCGCGCGGTTAG
- a CDS encoding aminoglycoside phosphotransferase family protein: MSPPADVPIPPDLTRRYSRSSAGRAWLASLPDMIRGRLDQWQLELDLEPGALPWSGHGGVVVPVRAAGSAAALKVAFPHDEALVERHALALWGGHGAVKLLASDAGTCSMLLERLDAGRSLRTEPMDTAIEVWGSLMRQLSVLPDGRPQWQEFVHVAARAEQWSDDLPAEWEQLGRPFPRWLLEAALEVCQTRGAVGRRSSEDVLVNTDFHYLNILARLDAPGPESGIAATGNAAADGFAAIDPQPMVGEAEFAVAPVLWNRIPDLPASDPAGGLLARCHDFSVAAGLDPEVARQWSLAREVDNALHYASRPDHGGDMARSLWVASTLAGRTLDGLPAPHDLPEPGEEAMNSSPP; encoded by the coding sequence GTGAGCCCGCCAGCAGACGTTCCCATCCCCCCGGACCTGACGCGCCGCTATTCCCGCAGCAGCGCCGGCAGGGCCTGGCTGGCGTCACTGCCGGACATGATCCGCGGCCGGCTGGACCAGTGGCAGCTTGAGCTTGACCTGGAACCCGGAGCGCTTCCGTGGAGCGGACACGGCGGTGTTGTGGTGCCGGTCCGCGCGGCAGGATCCGCCGCCGCACTCAAGGTGGCCTTTCCACATGATGAAGCCCTGGTGGAACGACATGCGCTGGCGCTGTGGGGCGGCCATGGCGCGGTGAAGCTGCTGGCCTCCGACGCCGGGACCTGTTCCATGCTCCTTGAGCGCCTGGATGCGGGCAGGTCGCTCCGGACGGAGCCGATGGACACCGCCATTGAGGTGTGGGGCAGCCTGATGCGGCAGCTGAGCGTTCTGCCCGACGGCCGGCCGCAGTGGCAGGAGTTTGTGCACGTGGCCGCACGGGCAGAGCAGTGGAGCGACGACCTGCCCGCCGAATGGGAACAGCTTGGGCGCCCGTTTCCCCGGTGGCTGCTGGAGGCCGCGCTGGAAGTCTGCCAGACGCGCGGCGCCGTGGGCCGCCGCTCCTCGGAGGACGTCCTGGTGAACACCGACTTCCACTACCTCAACATCCTGGCCAGGCTGGACGCGCCCGGACCTGAGTCCGGGATTGCCGCAACCGGGAATGCAGCCGCAGACGGCTTTGCCGCCATCGATCCCCAGCCGATGGTGGGTGAGGCGGAATTTGCCGTGGCTCCCGTGCTCTGGAACCGGATCCCGGACCTGCCCGCGTCGGATCCGGCCGGCGGACTGCTGGCGAGGTGCCATGACTTCAGCGTGGCGGCCGGGCTGGACCCGGAGGTGGCCCGGCAGTGGAGCCTGGCCCGCGAGGTGGACAACGCGCTGCACTACGCCTCGAGGCCGGACCACGGCGGCGACATGGCACGCTCGCTGTGGGTGGCCAGCACCCTTGCCGGCCGGACCCTCGACGGGCTTCCGGCTCCCCACGACTTGCCCGAACCAGGCGAGGAGGCCATGAACTCCTCCCCGCCGTAG
- a CDS encoding VIT1/CCC1 transporter family protein yields the protein MDSTDKSLSLPDGQHANEPHHNDIVHRLNWLRAGVLGANDGIVSVAAIVVGVAGATSENGPILAAGAAGLVGGAVSMALGEYVSVSSQSDSQKALIEKERRELAEEPEEELLELAAIYRSKGLSEETARTVARELTEHDALAAHLSAELNIDEQDIVSPWHAAFASAIAFTLGAVLPMLAILLPPENIRVAVTFGAVLLALAVTGAIGAWIGGGSKTRAGARVVVGGGLALAATFTIGNLLGASGIV from the coding sequence ATGGACTCCACGGACAAATCGCTGTCGCTCCCTGATGGGCAGCACGCTAATGAGCCCCACCACAATGACATCGTGCACCGCCTGAACTGGCTGCGCGCCGGTGTCCTCGGAGCCAACGACGGGATCGTGTCGGTAGCGGCCATTGTGGTGGGCGTCGCCGGTGCGACCAGCGAGAACGGCCCCATCCTCGCTGCCGGTGCCGCCGGGCTCGTGGGTGGCGCCGTATCCATGGCGCTGGGCGAGTACGTCTCCGTCAGCAGCCAGAGTGACAGCCAAAAGGCGTTGATCGAGAAGGAACGGCGCGAACTTGCGGAAGAACCGGAAGAGGAGCTGCTGGAGCTCGCCGCCATCTACCGGAGCAAGGGCCTTAGCGAGGAAACAGCCCGGACAGTTGCCCGGGAACTGACCGAACACGACGCCCTGGCCGCCCACCTGTCCGCCGAGCTCAATATTGACGAACAGGACATCGTCAGCCCCTGGCATGCCGCCTTTGCCTCGGCCATTGCATTCACGCTGGGGGCCGTACTGCCGATGCTCGCCATCCTGCTGCCACCGGAAAACATCCGCGTCGCCGTGACGTTTGGAGCCGTCCTGCTGGCCCTGGCCGTGACAGGCGCAATCGGTGCCTGGATCGGCGGCGGCTCGAAAACCCGGGCCGGCGCACGCGTGGTGGTGGGTGGCGGCCTTGCCTTGGCCGCGACGTTCACGATCGGCAACCTGCTGGGCGCCAGCGGCATCGTGTAA
- a CDS encoding DUF4439 domain-containing protein — MNDDSGRKRRPASYLRYALLALAAFLVLSLGFALIPRESPAPATPPFSEQARAAALAETLDLRTVSQQLAVGSSGARRQLFSHTVTLLTTQARALLLPGATAGSAAGQSGTKGPSGTASPGAAPSGTATLPALVSALSKSGKARLLHAEKADGGMARLLAAVGTAQLLQATTLAQAAGTPPPALPAPAATQRDAATACSMATPSGSSGSKDGAQPGNGSQPTPTADPAGSATLAAALDRVVRTEVETVYGYQVALTRLDGAAADQAAALLATHETLVGQAEAYTRVQCASVPPREPGYTLGTSFLQKPAAGLASLEAGTLPVYGDLVALSDGETRRWAVSSLVAAAQRTMRWGSDPGPVPGIVLDTALLPELPEPAAPSPSHSDADAAATSAP, encoded by the coding sequence GTGAATGACGACAGCGGGCGAAAAAGAAGGCCGGCCAGCTATCTCCGGTACGCCCTGCTGGCACTCGCCGCGTTCCTGGTGCTGAGCCTCGGTTTTGCGCTGATTCCGCGGGAATCCCCTGCACCGGCAACGCCCCCCTTCTCCGAGCAGGCACGCGCCGCCGCCCTCGCCGAAACCCTGGACCTGAGGACGGTCAGCCAGCAGCTCGCGGTCGGATCGTCCGGCGCCCGGCGGCAGCTGTTTTCGCACACTGTGACTTTGCTGACTACACAGGCGAGGGCGCTCCTTCTTCCGGGCGCCACCGCCGGTTCGGCGGCCGGGCAGTCTGGAACCAAGGGCCCCTCGGGCACGGCATCACCCGGCGCAGCACCGTCGGGCACGGCAACGTTGCCGGCTTTGGTGTCCGCGCTGTCCAAGAGCGGAAAGGCACGCCTCCTCCATGCAGAGAAGGCCGACGGCGGGATGGCCCGCCTGCTCGCCGCGGTAGGAACCGCTCAACTGCTTCAGGCCACGACCCTGGCCCAGGCTGCCGGGACGCCGCCGCCTGCGCTCCCGGCGCCCGCGGCAACGCAGCGCGACGCGGCCACGGCGTGCTCCATGGCCACCCCTTCGGGCAGCAGCGGGTCAAAAGACGGCGCCCAACCGGGCAACGGCAGCCAGCCCACCCCAACAGCGGACCCGGCAGGCAGTGCCACGCTGGCCGCCGCCCTCGACCGGGTGGTCCGGACAGAAGTTGAGACGGTCTACGGCTACCAGGTGGCGCTGACGCGCCTGGACGGCGCCGCCGCGGACCAGGCAGCCGCCCTGCTGGCCACCCACGAGACCCTTGTTGGCCAGGCAGAGGCCTACACCCGTGTTCAATGCGCGTCAGTTCCTCCCCGCGAACCGGGCTACACCCTGGGCACCTCGTTCCTGCAGAAGCCCGCCGCGGGGCTGGCCAGCCTGGAAGCCGGAACTCTCCCGGTCTACGGCGACCTGGTGGCGTTGAGCGACGGTGAGACCCGGCGGTGGGCTGTCTCCTCGCTGGTCGCGGCTGCCCAGCGGACCATGCGCTGGGGGTCTGACCCTGGGCCGGTGCCCGGCATTGTGCTGGACACTGCGCTCCTGCCGGAGCTTCCGGAACCGGCCGCGCCGTCGCCAAGCCACAGCGACGCCGATGCGGCGGCAACATCCGCACCCTGA
- a CDS encoding nucleoside deaminase, which translates to MRAQPSAADVTQYLTEAVALAQRNVAAGGGPFGALVVTADGTVHEGVNRVTRDNDPTAHAEVVAIRTAAAETRNFDLSDAVLYASCEPCPLCLAAALWARIDRVYFAADRHGAAAAGFDDALFYEYFGGARPELLPVSHTPVPTSEDPFEAWRKNAERTDY; encoded by the coding sequence ATGCGCGCCCAACCATCAGCTGCAGACGTGACCCAATATCTGACCGAGGCCGTGGCCCTGGCCCAACGGAACGTCGCGGCCGGTGGCGGGCCCTTCGGCGCGCTGGTGGTGACGGCCGACGGCACCGTCCACGAAGGGGTCAACCGCGTCACCCGGGACAACGACCCCACCGCCCATGCCGAGGTGGTGGCCATCCGGACCGCCGCTGCGGAGACCCGGAACTTCGACCTCAGTGACGCCGTCCTGTACGCCAGCTGCGAGCCCTGCCCGCTGTGCCTCGCGGCGGCGCTCTGGGCGCGCATCGACCGGGTGTACTTCGCCGCCGACCGGCACGGCGCAGCCGCCGCGGGATTCGACGACGCGCTGTTCTACGAATACTTCGGCGGCGCCCGGCCCGAACTGCTGCCGGTCAGCCACACCCCGGTTCCGACGTCGGAAGATCCGTTCGAAGCCTGGCGCAAGAACGCCGAACGCACCGACTACTGA
- a CDS encoding YlxR family protein: MAHVQQLGNQPQRTCIGCRKKGPRSELLRLVSDTGGSSAIVVDERRRMAGRGAWLHPSEACLALAVKRRAFGRALNGATGTAAVERRITAGAHAADVPASAVPTVQPESGSEI; encoded by the coding sequence GTGGCACACGTGCAACAACTCGGGAATCAGCCGCAGCGTACCTGTATCGGATGCCGGAAAAAGGGGCCGCGGTCAGAGTTGCTCCGGCTCGTCTCCGACACCGGCGGTTCGTCCGCCATCGTGGTGGATGAACGACGCCGGATGGCTGGCCGGGGTGCATGGCTGCACCCCAGCGAAGCGTGCCTGGCCCTGGCGGTCAAGCGGCGAGCCTTCGGAAGGGCCCTCAACGGGGCAACCGGAACCGCCGCCGTCGAACGCCGGATAACGGCAGGAGCGCACGCTGCGGACGTCCCGGCGTCTGCAGTACCAACCGTCCAACCTGAAAGCGGGTCAGAAATCTGA